A part of Herpetosiphon gulosus genomic DNA contains:
- a CDS encoding MinD/ParA family protein, translating to MPKIVSIHSFRPGTGKSQLTANIATILAAAGQRVAIIDSDVHSPSIQWLFGLPEGAITHSLNDFLWGKCGIESTAVNLNPTVRHPLKGQLYLVPFATRNSTIDYDISLLSDSFELLINTLRLDALLIDTQPGVQFAALPSIAFSDIQVLVLQLREQDLQGTGVVIDISEQLGINEMVLIVNQIPEHYNLREVQQKIEQIYQRPVLAALPYDELLADYNQASLLLERTSSNIFVVEHPDHPISLLLTNVAATLTA from the coding sequence ATGCCGAAGATTGTTTCCATCCATTCGTTTCGCCCAGGCACCGGTAAATCACAATTAACTGCCAATATTGCAACCATTTTGGCAGCCGCCGGCCAACGGGTGGCAATTATTGATAGCGATGTCCACTCGCCCTCAATCCAGTGGCTGTTTGGTTTGCCCGAGGGCGCAATCACCCATAGCCTGAATGATTTTCTGTGGGGCAAATGTGGCATCGAATCAACCGCCGTCAATCTCAATCCAACCGTTCGCCATCCGCTCAAGGGGCAGCTTTATTTAGTGCCATTTGCTACCCGCAACAGCACGATCGATTATGATATTAGCTTGCTCAGCGATAGTTTTGAGTTGTTGATCAATACTCTCCGGCTCGATGCGCTGCTGATCGATACGCAGCCAGGCGTGCAATTCGCCGCGCTGCCATCGATCGCCTTCTCGGATATTCAGGTGTTGGTGTTGCAGTTGCGCGAGCAAGATCTCCAAGGTACAGGCGTGGTGATCGATATTTCCGAGCAACTTGGCATCAACGAAATGGTATTGATTGTCAATCAAATTCCTGAGCATTATAATTTGCGCGAAGTCCAGCAAAAAATCGAGCAAATTTATCAACGTCCAGTCTTGGCAGCCTTGCCCTACGATGAATTGTTGGCCGATTACAATCAAGCAAGCTTGTTGCTTGAACGAACCTCATCGAATATCTTTGTGGTAGAACATCCCGACCATCCGATTTCCCTACTCTTAACGAATGTGGCTGCAACCTTGACCGCTTAA
- a CDS encoding MFS transporter produces MLKRLEQGLKLRPNEWRLVLTLMGLLALNTLVLELADVVAMAGFISSLGTEQLLWLWPVGMLLTIVAAGSYALIVDRTERIKLIQRLLAGFGACYLAILGLFWFKAPAWLIYPALSILNEQQYAIFPLAFWALANDIYATSEAKRLFPLLGAGATIGSLLGNGLAALIATWLVGSDQQNTSLVLGLCAVLCFLGIGQVWLMFHKHPVRARQSKTERESIRETFKVGADVIRHVPLFSLLALVLFTTGLALTVVEFHFLRSIDQIAAADPLRFQQVYGFYKLAFVVTLLAFQWLLAGRLLSKTSPKQGFIALPIVLLLCILGALVQPLIGGLIGRFGARLAQSGWDEPLRKSVQSIVPDERRGRVSVFLDSYCYSFATIVGCGVISVLLLPSWLGELAASVSTLIYLGFAAVATAVGLWAAWRIRHVYDKSLLNWRLSRSRRRSVLDGIEF; encoded by the coding sequence ATGTTGAAACGGCTGGAACAAGGCTTAAAGTTACGTCCGAACGAATGGCGTTTGGTGCTAACGCTCATGGGCTTGTTAGCGCTCAATACCTTGGTGCTTGAGCTTGCCGATGTAGTAGCAATGGCGGGCTTTATCAGCAGCCTTGGCACCGAACAATTGCTGTGGCTCTGGCCAGTCGGCATGCTGCTAACGATTGTCGCTGCTGGCAGCTATGCCTTAATCGTTGATCGCACCGAGCGGATCAAATTAATTCAACGGCTATTGGCCGGCTTTGGGGCATGTTATCTGGCGATTTTAGGCCTATTTTGGTTCAAAGCACCCGCTTGGCTGATCTATCCAGCCTTGTCGATTTTGAACGAACAGCAATATGCAATTTTCCCGTTGGCGTTTTGGGCCTTAGCCAACGATATTTATGCGACTTCCGAGGCTAAACGCTTATTTCCCTTGCTAGGAGCTGGCGCGACCATCGGCAGCCTACTGGGCAACGGCTTGGCGGCGCTGATCGCCACCTGGTTGGTTGGCAGTGATCAGCAAAATACCAGTTTGGTGCTGGGTTTGTGTGCGGTTTTATGCTTTTTGGGCATTGGCCAAGTTTGGTTAATGTTTCATAAACACCCAGTTCGGGCGCGGCAAAGCAAAACTGAACGGGAATCGATTCGCGAGACCTTTAAAGTTGGAGCCGATGTGATTCGCCATGTGCCGCTGTTTAGTTTGTTGGCGCTGGTATTATTCACCACAGGCTTGGCTTTGACGGTGGTCGAATTTCACTTTTTGCGCAGCATTGATCAAATTGCAGCAGCCGATCCGTTACGCTTTCAACAAGTCTATGGTTTTTACAAATTGGCCTTTGTGGTCACCCTTTTGGCATTTCAATGGCTGTTAGCTGGGCGCTTGCTCAGCAAAACCAGCCCGAAACAAGGTTTTATCGCCCTACCTATCGTCTTACTGCTTTGTATTCTGGGGGCACTGGTTCAGCCACTGATCGGCGGGTTAATTGGTCGATTTGGGGCACGTTTAGCCCAAAGCGGCTGGGATGAACCATTACGCAAATCAGTTCAGAGTATTGTTCCCGACGAGCGGCGCGGGCGCGTAAGCGTTTTTCTTGATAGCTATTGTTATTCATTCGCGACAATCGTTGGGTGTGGGGTGATTAGTGTGCTGTTGTTGCCAAGCTGGCTGGGGGAGCTGGCGGCTTCGGTTAGTACGCTAATTTATCTTGGCTTTGCAGCAGTGGCAACTGCTGTCGGCCTTTGGGCCGCTTGGCGTATCCGCCATGTGTACGATAAAAGTCTGCTGAACTGGCGACTGTCGCGCTCTCGACGAAGGAGCGTTCTCGATGGCATCGAGTTCTGA
- a CDS encoding alpha/beta hydrolase, with amino-acid sequence MPIYTVNDQPIHVWEEGASDKPVALLIHGWSSSWFAMSPLFPILSRYRCLAVDLPGYGQSPKGDNPVSIVAYTDLLADLLRQVTDQPAVLIGHSMGGMISLTMSLRHPELIERMVLICPTISGRLSMFINMFLGPLVVLERVPFADRVTSLIETRIWRITDRVMKPASYAERSAISSEAHERIKADVRRPGQGQIRAECYRAMRENDLRGQLHKISHPSLYLWGMEDNTVPLRDASSVVAELPDADLRIIPNAGHWPHFEALVTTQRYVRAFLSTPIKLLKAQF; translated from the coding sequence ATGCCAATCTATACCGTCAACGATCAACCGATTCATGTGTGGGAAGAGGGAGCAAGCGATAAACCAGTGGCCTTGTTAATTCATGGCTGGTCAAGCTCATGGTTCGCCATGTCGCCGTTGTTTCCAATTTTGTCACGCTATCGCTGTTTGGCGGTCGATTTGCCAGGCTACGGCCAATCGCCTAAGGGTGATAATCCGGTGAGCATTGTAGCCTACACAGATCTGTTGGCCGACCTTTTGCGCCAAGTCACCGATCAACCAGCGGTGTTGATTGGTCATTCGATGGGCGGAATGATTAGCTTGACCATGAGTTTGCGTCATCCTGAGCTAATCGAGCGCATGGTGTTGATTTGCCCAACGATCAGCGGGCGTTTATCGATGTTTATCAATATGTTTCTAGGGCCGTTGGTGGTGTTGGAGCGCGTGCCTTTTGCCGATCGAGTGACTTCGCTGATTGAAACCCGCATCTGGCGAATTACTGATCGCGTGATGAAACCAGCTTCGTATGCTGAGCGCAGCGCCATTAGCAGCGAAGCCCATGAACGCATCAAGGCCGATGTGCGGCGGCCAGGCCAAGGCCAAATTCGGGCTGAATGCTATCGCGCCATGCGCGAAAACGATTTGCGTGGCCAATTGCACAAGATTAGCCATCCTTCGCTCTATTTATGGGGCATGGAAGATAATACAGTGCCCTTGCGCGATGCCAGCAGCGTGGTCGCTGAATTGCCCGATGCCGATTTGCGAATTATTCCCAACGCGGGGCATTGGCCCCATTTTGAAGCCCTCGTCACCACTCAACGCTATGTTCGGGCATTTCTCAGCACCCCGATTAAGTTGCTCAAGGCACAATTCTAG
- a CDS encoding aminotransferase class I/II-fold pyridoxal phosphate-dependent enzyme, giving the protein MHPVLAHDAAQIDHILAQTLATAKQFLHDLPQRPVGVASQIDQPDQLPTNGLGAEQTLEHFLARYSDTLTGSTGPRYWGFVTGGATPAALAGDWLVSAFDQNPSGTTETAAIRVENEAISMLRELFGLPTSFSGAFVSGATMANFVGLAIGRQWAAQQLNHDVARMGLSGLAPIPVLSGAPHSSIYKAMSMLGMGRQQLQTITLQSEREAVDITALRQALQALPANQPAIVVANAGTVNSVDFDDLMAIAELKQEFNFWLHVDAAFGGFAACSPRFAHLVRGLEHADSLTIDAHKWLNVPYDSAMQFTRHSALQVEVFHNSAAYLSPIGENPGFFHRTPENSRRWRALPAWFTLMAYGSAGYQEMVERDCDLAQLLASYISDSPLFRLVAPVRMNVVCFSLVGNPDSTTIQAYLDAVRATGAVFMTATVYAGQPAIRAAFSNWRTTAADVELAWQAIEWVAREHRT; this is encoded by the coding sequence ATGCATCCAGTTTTAGCTCACGATGCCGCCCAAATCGACCACATTTTAGCGCAGACCCTTGCCACCGCCAAACAATTTCTGCACGATTTACCACAACGTCCGGTTGGGGTTGCATCGCAAATCGATCAGCCTGATCAATTACCAACCAATGGTTTAGGAGCCGAACAAACGCTTGAGCATTTTTTGGCTCGCTACAGCGATACATTAACTGGTAGCACTGGCCCACGCTATTGGGGCTTCGTGACTGGCGGCGCGACTCCAGCAGCGCTAGCGGGCGATTGGCTGGTCAGTGCCTTCGATCAAAATCCGAGTGGCACAACCGAAACCGCCGCGATTCGGGTTGAAAATGAAGCCATCAGCATGTTGCGCGAATTATTTGGCTTGCCCACGAGTTTTAGCGGCGCATTCGTTTCTGGGGCAACCATGGCCAATTTTGTGGGCTTGGCGATTGGGCGGCAATGGGCAGCCCAGCAACTCAACCACGATGTTGCCCGTATGGGATTATCGGGGCTTGCGCCAATTCCTGTATTGAGCGGCGCACCCCACTCAAGCATTTATAAGGCCATGTCAATGTTGGGCATGGGTCGCCAACAGCTACAAACAATCACCTTGCAGTCTGAACGCGAGGCGGTTGATATCACAGCATTGCGCCAAGCACTCCAAGCCTTGCCAGCCAATCAACCAGCGATCGTTGTTGCTAATGCAGGCACGGTCAATAGTGTCGATTTTGACGATCTTATGGCAATCGCGGAACTCAAGCAGGAATTCAATTTCTGGTTGCATGTTGATGCGGCCTTTGGGGGCTTTGCCGCCTGTTCGCCGCGTTTTGCTCACTTGGTGCGTGGGCTTGAGCATGCCGATTCACTGACGATCGATGCTCACAAATGGCTCAATGTGCCGTATGATTCAGCCATGCAATTCACTCGCCATAGCGCCTTGCAAGTTGAAGTGTTTCATAATAGCGCGGCCTATCTCAGCCCAATTGGCGAAAATCCAGGCTTTTTTCATCGCACGCCCGAAAATTCACGTCGTTGGCGAGCACTGCCAGCATGGTTTACGCTTATGGCTTATGGTTCGGCTGGCTACCAAGAAATGGTTGAACGCGATTGCGATTTGGCCCAACTACTGGCTAGCTATATCAGCGATTCGCCGCTGTTTCGCTTGGTCGCGCCTGTGCGAATGAACGTCGTTTGTTTCAGTTTGGTGGGCAATCCTGATAGCACTACAATTCAGGCTTATCTTGATGCAGTGCGGGCTACCGGAGCGGTGTTTATGACCGCAACCGTCTATGCTGGGCAACCAGCGATTCGCGCGGCCTTCTCAAATTGGCGCACCACAGCCGCCGATGTTGAGCTAGCTTGGCAGGCAATAGAATGGGTTGCAAGAGAACATAGAACATAG
- a CDS encoding LacI family DNA-binding transcriptional regulator — MVDVAKRAGVALSTVSYALNGTRPISEETRQRIYAAMEELGYKPHALARGLASKRSKIIALLFPTPERGLGLTELEFVTSAAEAARNKGYHLVLWSLPTDSSELRQLLQQGLVDGVLVMEVHLNDPRIELLRELEFPFSMIGRCAESNGMSYVDIDFDRTTQLAVNCLAELGHSQIGFINHSQEAFEAGYGPTVRVAQRFNEAIAAAQLQGVSSFCHDSVAAGYETFNQLLTDHPDLSGLIVMNERAIPGIIQAVSERGWSIPDDISLISLVSSARVAEMTLPTLTTLEPPIAELGALGVDLLIQQLEAQDRELPQALLPCQLVVRGSTGQARRTER; from the coding sequence ATGGTCGATGTCGCGAAACGAGCCGGGGTTGCGCTCAGCACCGTCTCATATGCACTCAATGGAACGAGGCCGATCTCTGAAGAAACCCGCCAGCGGATCTATGCCGCAATGGAAGAGCTGGGTTACAAGCCCCATGCCTTAGCTCGCGGTTTGGCCAGCAAGCGCAGCAAAATTATTGCCCTGCTTTTCCCCACGCCTGAACGCGGCTTAGGCTTAACTGAGCTTGAGTTCGTGACCAGTGCGGCGGAAGCGGCCCGCAATAAAGGCTACCACTTGGTTTTATGGTCGTTGCCCACCGATTCCAGCGAGCTACGCCAACTCTTGCAACAAGGCCTTGTCGATGGCGTGTTGGTGATGGAAGTCCACCTCAATGATCCACGGATTGAATTACTGCGTGAACTTGAATTTCCCTTCAGCATGATTGGACGTTGTGCCGAAAGCAATGGCATGAGCTATGTTGATATCGATTTTGATCGCACGACCCAACTCGCCGTAAATTGCCTCGCTGAGCTTGGCCACAGCCAAATTGGCTTTATCAATCATTCGCAAGAAGCGTTTGAGGCTGGTTACGGCCCGACCGTGCGGGTGGCGCAACGCTTCAATGAGGCGATTGCTGCCGCTCAATTACAGGGTGTGAGCAGCTTTTGCCACGATTCAGTTGCCGCAGGCTACGAAACCTTCAACCAACTGTTAACCGATCATCCTGATTTGAGTGGCTTGATTGTGATGAATGAACGGGCGATTCCAGGCATTATTCAAGCTGTCAGTGAACGTGGCTGGTCAATTCCTGACGATATTTCACTGATTTCGCTGGTTTCTTCGGCACGGGTTGCCGAAATGACCTTACCAACCTTGACGACTTTAGAGCCACCAATCGCCGAGCTTGGGGCGTTAGGGGTCGATTTACTCATCCAACAACTCGAAGCCCAAGATCGCGAGTTGCCTCAAGCACTCTTGCCATGTCAATTAGTTGTGCGCGGTAGTACCGGTCAAGCGCGGCGCACAGAACGATAG
- a CDS encoding GNAT family N-acetyltransferase gives MASSSEARLAQFGELEPLWNKLQDSVRWPMIPPLANRDAPKGMQLRAILGAEANEIGLVQELFATIFPHLAHYEPFLAMYAEPFSRSHPATLDHLWLIEQHGKPVGVRMFSYLYRRNFGHGAFIGIDQRARGTGIGRWLVQATHQQLALDALYSGNEAVLGYSAEVTRVEDAQHELERQEREARLRFHLNNGAVLLPVEYIEPPVIKNSDDQAARQLTIAPQPMHLVFYPSQPSMLNVATIRTIVEAIYHDVYYLESDNPFVQHALASLR, from the coding sequence ATGGCATCGAGTTCTGAGGCGCGATTAGCTCAGTTTGGTGAATTAGAACCATTGTGGAATAAGTTGCAAGATAGTGTGCGCTGGCCGATGATTCCGCCACTCGCCAATCGTGATGCTCCCAAGGGCATGCAATTGCGGGCAATTTTGGGGGCCGAAGCCAACGAAATTGGGCTGGTACAAGAGCTATTTGCCACGATTTTTCCACATTTGGCCCATTATGAGCCATTTTTGGCGATGTATGCTGAGCCATTTTCGCGCAGCCACCCCGCCACTCTCGACCATTTGTGGTTGATTGAGCAGCACGGCAAGCCAGTCGGGGTACGCATGTTCAGCTATCTGTATCGCCGCAATTTTGGTCACGGGGCATTTATTGGCATCGATCAACGGGCACGTGGCACGGGCATTGGGCGTTGGCTGGTGCAGGCTACCCATCAACAATTGGCACTCGATGCCTTGTATAGTGGCAATGAGGCGGTTTTGGGGTATAGTGCCGAAGTGACGAGGGTTGAGGATGCTCAGCATGAGCTTGAACGCCAAGAACGCGAGGCTCGTTTGCGCTTTCATCTGAATAATGGGGCAGTGCTGCTACCAGTTGAGTATATTGAGCCGCCAGTGATCAAAAATAGCGATGATCAGGCGGCGCGGCAACTAACAATTGCGCCGCAACCAATGCACTTGGTGTTTTACCCAAGCCAACCTAGCATGTTAAATGTTGCAACCATACGAACGATAGTTGAAGCGATTTACCATGATGTTTACTATTTGGAATCCGACAATCCTTTTGTGCAGCACGCCCTCGCGTCGTTGCGGTAA
- a CDS encoding HAMP domain-containing protein — protein MTAVAPKSRFLSLRWRLLAIFTLLFLIVLTGVFVWFLNYATDNAQTDLEADLMAIAKTAAAGIDGDEHSALYTQGQIDDPTYLKINAYLREVKTTNPKASGIYTFVQLPNEPEQARFVVSAAIPPGQSATPREQELLTESAYGCTINRDTRPLMNANFTAAGGFSSAMARGLREPSIDPNPSTDQWGQWIAGAAPIFNAKGETVGAVGVDMCVAEVTAVRNRISQTLIPGFLIVTVLLAIAIYLIAHRLTKPIIGLTAVAKQISNGDYSSEVPESSSRLRDEVATLASVFAMMVDKVREREHKLRQQVAELQIIVDEGKRKQQVDEIVDSEFFRNLQEKAREARQRRDRRPPDQTS, from the coding sequence ATGACAGCCGTAGCACCCAAAAGCCGTTTTTTGAGCCTGCGTTGGCGTTTGTTGGCCATTTTTACCCTGCTGTTTTTAATTGTTTTAACTGGGGTGTTTGTCTGGTTTTTGAATTATGCCACCGATAATGCCCAAACTGACCTCGAAGCCGATCTGATGGCGATTGCCAAAACGGCTGCCGCTGGAATTGATGGCGATGAACATAGCGCCTTGTATACCCAAGGCCAAATTGATGATCCAACTTATCTTAAAATCAATGCCTACTTGCGCGAGGTCAAAACTACCAATCCCAAGGCTTCAGGCATTTATACCTTCGTTCAGCTGCCCAATGAGCCAGAGCAAGCACGATTTGTGGTGAGCGCAGCAATTCCCCCAGGTCAATCGGCTACTCCGCGTGAACAAGAGCTGCTGACTGAATCGGCCTATGGCTGTACGATTAACCGTGATACCCGCCCTTTGATGAACGCAAATTTTACGGCAGCTGGTGGCTTTTCGTCAGCTATGGCCCGTGGTTTGCGCGAACCAAGCATCGATCCTAATCCATCAACTGATCAATGGGGTCAGTGGATTGCTGGAGCCGCACCAATTTTCAATGCCAAAGGCGAAACGGTTGGCGCAGTTGGGGTCGATATGTGTGTGGCCGAAGTTACCGCCGTGCGCAATCGCATCAGCCAAACCTTGATTCCCGGCTTTTTGATTGTGACGGTGCTCTTGGCTATTGCTATTTATCTGATTGCCCATCGCCTGACCAAGCCAATTATTGGCTTGACCGCCGTAGCCAAGCAAATTAGTAATGGCGACTATAGCTCAGAAGTACCCGAAAGCAGCAGCCGTTTGCGCGATGAAGTTGCCACGCTTGCCAGCGTTTTTGCCATGATGGTTGATAAAGTGCGCGAACGCGAACATAAATTGCGCCAGCAAGTGGCCGAATTGCAAATTATTGTTGATGAAGGCAAACGCAAACAGCAAGTTGATGAAATTGTTGATAGCGAATTCTTTCGTAATTTGCAAGAAAAAGCCCGTGAAGCTCGCCAACGCCGTGATCGCCGCCCGCCTGACCAAACCAGCTAA
- a CDS encoding PLP-dependent aminotransferase family protein, protein MLAIPLNPNLTRPLYLQIADHITALARAGQLQAEQRLPSSRQLAEHLNLHRSTIVTAFDELRARGIIQTLHGSGSYICSGLFDQTLQAPQPQALITPTLANDQLIAELWRLNHAEGMISLALGVPAPDMFPSQRFAQLQQRIARRNPQTAWNYTHPQGFYPLRQAIANDLARHGIQTSAEQLIITNGANEAINLVTQALAVAGDSGLIEEPSFHTTLLNLQQAGIRLNGFAVSHNGPDWASLNAALHTGSSHPRFILVVPDYHNPTGMRWASDQRYQLLNWANQQAIPIIEDATYSDLGLTGPSQPALRAFDPNVIYIGSYSKSLMPGLRIGFIVANGLLQQQLVSLKTITSGSNESFSQQMLAEYLHAGEYHEQLAWVTDIYKQRRDALLEAIQRYLPAEVQATIADGGFYSWLSLPADQPVMRLFQRALQRGIVIFPGQAFYLNQANPTHNAIRLCFARYSEEVLTHAVRLLGSCFEQSTHSA, encoded by the coding sequence ATGCTCGCAATTCCACTCAACCCCAACTTGACTCGCCCATTGTATTTGCAAATAGCCGATCATATTACGGCATTGGCGCGGGCTGGCCAGTTGCAGGCCGAGCAACGACTGCCATCGTCTCGTCAATTGGCCGAGCACCTGAATCTACATCGCTCAACGATAGTAACCGCTTTTGATGAACTACGGGCACGCGGCATCATTCAGACCCTGCACGGCAGCGGCAGTTATATTTGCTCAGGCTTGTTTGATCAAACTCTGCAAGCACCCCAACCCCAAGCATTAATTACCCCAACGCTAGCCAACGATCAGCTGATTGCTGAATTGTGGCGATTAAACCATGCTGAGGGCATGATTTCGCTGGCCTTAGGCGTACCAGCCCCAGATATGTTTCCAAGCCAGCGCTTTGCCCAGTTACAACAACGGATTGCCCGCCGCAACCCCCAAACTGCTTGGAATTACACCCATCCACAGGGCTTTTACCCATTACGTCAAGCGATTGCCAATGATTTAGCACGTCATGGCATTCAAACCAGTGCTGAACAATTGATTATCACTAACGGAGCGAACGAAGCGATTAATTTGGTAACTCAAGCATTAGCTGTGGCAGGCGATAGCGGTTTGATCGAAGAACCCTCGTTTCATACGACCTTGCTCAATTTACAACAAGCGGGCATTCGGCTCAATGGCTTTGCAGTCAGCCATAATGGGCCAGATTGGGCAAGTTTAAATGCAGCTTTGCACACAGGCTCAAGCCATCCACGTTTTATTTTAGTTGTGCCCGATTATCATAACCCCACTGGTATGCGCTGGGCCAGCGACCAACGCTATCAATTATTAAACTGGGCCAATCAGCAGGCCATCCCAATTATCGAGGATGCAACCTATAGCGATTTAGGCTTAACTGGCCCAAGTCAGCCAGCCTTACGGGCTTTTGATCCGAATGTGATTTACATTGGCTCATATTCTAAATCGTTGATGCCAGGCCTACGAATTGGATTTATCGTTGCTAATGGCCTGCTTCAGCAGCAACTTGTCAGTTTAAAAACGATTACGAGCGGCAGCAACGAATCGTTTAGCCAACAAATGTTGGCCGAATATCTGCATGCTGGCGAATACCACGAACAATTAGCTTGGGTTACGGATATCTACAAACAACGCCGCGATGCCCTGCTTGAGGCCATTCAACGCTATTTACCTGCCGAAGTTCAGGCGACGATCGCTGATGGTGGTTTTTATAGTTGGCTGAGTTTGCCAGCCGATCAGCCTGTGATGCGGTTATTTCAACGCGCCTTGCAACGTGGTATAGTAATTTTCCCCGGCCAAGCCTTTTATCTTAATCAAGCCAATCCAACGCATAATGCTATTCGACTATGTTTCGCCCGCTACTCCGAAGAAGTATTGACTCATGCCGTGCGCTTGCTGGGTAGTTGTTTTGAGCAATCAACCCACTCGGCTTGA
- a CDS encoding MinD/ParA family protein yields MSKIISIHSFRGGTGKSNTTANLASLIAATGRRVGVIDTDIMSPGIHVLFGMNEDDMKYSLNDYLWGKCEIKQAAYDVSSTVKGLSSGRIFLIPSSIKAGEIARVLREGYDVGLLNDGFHRLVEELNLDVLLIDTHPGLNEETLLSIAISDSLIIILRPDSQDYQGTGVTVDVAHKLDVPQLFLLVNKVPTSFNFAEVKARVEKTYNSEVAAVLPHSDEMMTLASAGIFVLQYPDHPLSQSLRGVANRLV; encoded by the coding sequence ATGTCAAAGATAATTTCAATCCACTCGTTTCGGGGTGGCACGGGTAAATCGAATACGACCGCTAACCTTGCCAGCTTAATCGCCGCAACTGGTCGCCGAGTTGGCGTAATTGATACCGATATTATGTCGCCTGGCATTCACGTCCTATTCGGCATGAATGAAGATGACATGAAATATTCGCTCAACGATTATCTATGGGGCAAATGCGAAATCAAACAAGCGGCCTATGATGTCAGTTCAACCGTCAAAGGCTTGAGCTCAGGTCGCATTTTCCTCATCCCTTCGAGCATCAAGGCTGGCGAAATTGCCCGCGTACTGCGCGAAGGCTACGATGTGGGTTTGCTCAACGATGGGTTTCATCGCTTGGTCGAAGAACTTAACCTCGATGTATTGTTGATCGATACCCACCCGGGCTTGAATGAAGAAACCTTGCTCTCGATTGCGATCTCCGATTCGTTGATTATTATTTTGCGCCCCGATTCGCAAGATTATCAAGGAACTGGGGTTACGGTCGATGTTGCCCATAAGTTGGATGTGCCGCAGCTGTTTTTGTTGGTGAACAAAGTACCAACCTCATTCAATTTTGCCGAAGTCAAGGCCCGCGTCGAAAAAACCTACAACAGCGAAGTTGCGGCGGTTCTGCCTCATTCCGATGAGATGATGACGCTGGCCAGTGCTGGCATTTTCGTCTTGCAATACCCCGACCATCCATTAAGCCAATCGCTGCGTGGAGTCGCCAATCGGTTAGTGTAA